gtggatccgtctaaataccattggattacaagagtcattcaaatcgagtgatatagggtacaagtctttatctttaatcactcgtagtcgattggctttatgcttttcgacgaaaggtgtaaagttgacttgaacggttccaagttcccaaaaaacttggtggcgactctaatttgtcttaattcgattcgaaagaacctcgagtcgattatgcctagtatggatcccgcggacgcagttcccgcgggcgttgtccacacctttctttcaatcttattactttgttggtactattagttgtagatgccgtatggcttaatttaatgaaatctagtttgttttcattcaatcttactttgccaatttcttatttggttgctattatttgattatttgatttcttactttgccaatttcttattttgttgctattatttgaagctatgatttcttactttgccaatttctttttttgttgctattatttgatttcttactttgccaatttcttactttgccaatttgttatttggttgctattatttgatttctaacaatgttgaagaatttagttggtttctatggcgtcgaggagacgaagacatggtagtaatagtaatgcaggaaaccaaggacagggaaacgagaatgaagaaatacGGCAGATTGACAAAATTCCTCTCGATTCTCTTGAGCAAGAAggcgtttggtaagtatgttattttttcgtaattaattatttttttataatatattatatatatatatatatatatatatatatatatatatatatatataaatatttattatattctcattctttttttcgAGGTTGGtgatgaaaaagttgtgaacttgatatcggatactattggatgcaactacaaagaacatgctcctaattggaaatcggcgtcatctactctaaagaaggattggtggaattggtttgaggtattagcaattgtcatttaatttaatattaggtattttattcatttattttatatttatttacaataaagtttattttctaactttattgtttatttgatggcgtgttagttacgatccccgtgacaaggcaagggttaagaaggcttgggaagatgccatgaagacccgtttacggcaaatgatttatcgagcttatcataaggaagagcatgaaaagTCGGATTGGATTAGTGTTAACTTGCACCGTCAATTGAAGAATAGACCACTTGAAGATCCTAGTTTCACGGGAAGATCGGAGCAGAATTCGGCCAACCGTAGATCGGGAAGTGACGAGAAAGGGAAGGCGTTAGCTACTCACGTAATGGGTCGAAAAAGCACTttgcaatatatggactcaatgttaatttcttcacttccttttttaatttattaccttttttttctttaactttatttaaagttagtaattatatttaacaagtatcaaaattgtagattgataaagatgggaaaggagatattccgtccgctttgcagttgttggagaagacaaggaagcatagaacaaaaggatggttatccaaaaaaactggtcaactcttcgtaagttgctataattatttaatttttagctcattttttcaatcatgattatttagtagatggtatctaatctttcgtttttttattgatatagggtAAAATCATCTCAAAGAAAACTGAGCTTCAGAGTCAAGAAGTCGagaacattgatgatgatgaAATTTATATTGAATAACATGGAGGGTTTGATAAGAAAGGTAGAGTACTTGGCGCGGGAAATGCAGCACCACAAATTTGGGAGCACCACCGCCGCTCGACTGGTAACCTCTtttctactcctcatactccgggttttgttggtagagtcgcaaaagagaatgcGCGACTAAAGCAAgtcgaggccgaacaatctcaaaggcttgcggcaatagaggagttcttgagccaacaaggttttacCACTCAAACTTGTAACCCCGGAGGTGTATCTCAAGCTATAAATGACTTTAatgatgatggtggcgacaatgctaggcctaCTCCTACTCACGTGTATTGATTAGTAGTtgttagttgatctcctacccctagtttatggacttatttagctttctttgttgaacaattattatactaaacggttgtaaaccttttattttaagttaatgcgaagactttgtttggaaatctcgtcttgaatgagttgtgaatttgtcaattgctggattttctgtATGTTTGTAGGAAACCGGGAGTATATGTAATTCCTTTCAAAGCAATGGGGGAGCTGGAAAAGCGTTGTAAACCCCCTGCTTCATTCTGCCCTGCGACGGaatttgcgacggaaaatccgtcgcaaatgTTGACTTTCTGGTTGACTTTGGGGACACGTGTCCCTTATGAACAGTGATCTGCGACGAAAAATCCGTCGCAGATATTGACTTTCTGGTTGACTTAAGTGCCTACGTGGCCTGTATGAACAGTgatctgcgacggattttccgtcgcagatATTGACTTTTTGGTTGACCATTATGTCCACGTGGCCTCCCATGAACAGTGGAtggcgacggaatttccgtcgcagatcCCTTTTTTGCGACGGGTTTCTGCGACGCTTTGATCCGTCGCGGATATTTAGTTGCAACGGAATTCCCGTCGCAAAACCAAATTTTGCGACGAAATAAAGCAACGGGTTAAATCCGTCGCAATTCCGTCGCAAGTTCTATTTTTGCGACGGGATTGACATATTTGCGACGGAGTTTTCCGTCGCTATGGAACCTTTTCTTTGTAGTGACTGAACCTGCATCCCATCTGGTTTCAACTTCAAATAACTCTCCTGTATGCTATACTTCTCTAACCCATCCCCTGTAAACAAGTAATCTTTAATAGTGTCCTTAACCTGGCATATTTTCCTCCAGGCCCAACTGCTTCCCATTCTTGGTTTATATTCCATCCAGCCAGTGCTCTTAATATAAACTGCATTCACCCACCTGACCCAAAGATGATCTTCCTTCTGAGCTATCCACCAAGCATATTTACCAATGGTAGCCAAGTTCCAAACATGTAAGTCTTTCAACCCCAGTCCACCATGCTTTTTGGATTGGCAAATATTCTCCCAAGACACCAAACCAGAGCTTTCCTTATGATCAGAGCCATGCCAAAGGTAAGCTCTGCAGATAGCCTCAATCTTACCTATAACAGTCTTTGGTAGAATAAAGATTCGAGCCCAATAACTATGCAAGGTTTGCAGGACAGCTTTGATCAACATCACCCTCCCTGCATAGGATAATTTTCTTGAACCCAGACTTCTTATTCTATCCACCACCTTTTCCACTAGACAATTGCAGTCCATCACATACAACCTTTTTAGGGAGACATTGACCCCTAGATATCTGAATGGGACTACTCCTCTCTTAATGCCAGAAGCCACCTCAATCTCTTTGATCAGCTGCTCATCAATACCATTACAATATAGATTGACTTGCTCTTATTCATGACCAATCCAGTTGCTTTGGAAAAATAATCAAATGCCCTCAGCATTAGCTCAATAGAAGTTCTTTCCCctttgcaaaacaaaattaaatcatCAACAAATCAAAGGTGAGACAATTATATCCTGCTGCAAAGGGGATGGAACCTAAACTTTTCATGCTTTTGAACCACCTTTAGGATTGTGCTTAGATATTCAAGACACATAGTAAAGATAAGGGGGGAGAGGGGGTCCCCTTGTCTTAGCCCCCTCTGTCCTTTAAAGAATCCAAACATTTCACCATTTAAAGACAATGAATAGGAAGGAGTAGATATATACTGCATAATAATTTGAGTAAATTTCTTAGGAAACTCCATAGCCATCATCATCTCCTTCACAAAACTTCATTCTACAGAGTCATAAGCTTTCTGTAGATCAAGTTTCATCATGATTCTAGGTGAGCTGGTCTTCCTGTTATAAAGCTTGTTCAAGTCTTGACATATAAGGATGTTCCCAACTATGTCTCTGCCCTTAATAAAGGCACTTTGGGAAGCACTAATCACTTCAGGCAGGATTTGACCCAATCTAGCACACAAGACCTTTGACAGACATTTATAGATTGTATTGTAGTAGGCAATGGGCCTGAACTGCAATACATTCTCAGGCAAATCAACCTTAGGAATCAAGGTTATGATGGTGTTGTTGCATTGTTTCAGAAGTTGTCCAGATTGGAAAGCCCCTTGTACAACAGCTATCACATCATTCCCTACAATCCCCCAATTATCCTTGAAAAACTGACTACTATACCCATCTGGTCCAGGGGCTTTTGTCCCTAGAATGCCAAACATAGCATTTTTAACCTCCTCACCAGTTATAGGTGCAATCAGCAAATCACAATGCTCCTTAGTCAAAATAGGGCCAGCACGAACAACCCTCTGATTAATGCTACTAACCTCCTTAGACGTGCCTAAGAGAACTTTATACTACTCCTCAAAGGCAGCCTGTATATCCTCAGGTTTAGTGCACAAGTTATTATCCATATCTTTTATTTGAAATACcctattcactactacaaatacaggctataacaacggtcaaaaaccgttgttatataaaaaagcggacgttgttaaagcgtccgttgtagaaggttttaacaacggttggttttcttaaggaaaccgttgttaaaactattaacaacggttttatgtataaaaacccgttgtggaaagtgtgactcaattttggggggaaagttataacaacgggttttaatatacaaaaccgttgttataactaaagacaacgggttgcttataaataaccgttgttgtttgttcttaaaaaataaaaaaaaaattaaattagatattactagatgcatgcataattacggcccgttagaattccgatgcatgcattattactgacatcactgtgcatatgaacggacaatatggaatgagaagggttagtaataagatttgaagcagcattgagagaaatgatgatgattatggcacaacttcctaacatatatattaattaaaaaacaactcaacccacacattgcttagtataaatacattgcattatctcaactaacatttccattatctcaatatatacatctccaaaccctaatttaactgctaaaacaaactctacttaatctttcaaaacaaactccaaaaactcaaacaaaatgaatgatttcatccttaagactcttaccatgatcgagaacaacaataacttcatccgccggttcctccatattgaggaaagtttcaggagctaccttgcggatgctcgatccgcattgaagcacgccaaagaagatggcttgacaaagcagcagcgattgcggctatatgacgatatagcaatgcgaacggaacctccaaatagccaaggaggagaggacggatacgatagagcggaataagatcctctatgaaaatataagaattgcatttttatatatgtaattttttttttaatttatgtatgtatttatatatataatatatatatatatatatatattaattatgtttatcttgcttcttcatcttgcttcttcattgttttactaactaattatgcgaacaatacttaaacaaataacataatggtcgataaaaacacatacatgcaaaagaaataaatagaaaaagaaaataatgacgatgaaactaacagtgacggcgagatttacctgataaatacagaacgtaagagacgatgaaatcaacagtgacggcgagaagataaagcgacgatgagaaagagagaaagagagaaagagaaagtgtgtgttttgtgtttgtttgtctgctgtgtttgtgtttgtgtattaagggttgtgttttgtggctgcagcagacttctatttgtgtggtttatagtatggaaggtattgacaacggttattaaacaaaaaccgttgtgaaatatgttttaacaacggttgtaaaaacacccgttgtgattacttttcactaactttgcgccaattttgcgccaaattattaacaacggttgtgcatgtgtgacccgttgttaaaactaataacaacggtttttataaccatacccgttgtaattgattttagtaaaattcgcgccatacattctacaacgtctattgtgattttcgtgaataatcgttgttaaaggggcgttgtagttgcctggatttgtagtagtgattccTAGCCCTTCTTCTCTTGATACAGGCATGGAAATAGGCAGTATTATCATCTCCATGTTCCATCCACTCACACTTAGTCTTTTGCCTCAAATACTGATCCCTTGCTTTTCTCAATTCAGTGAGCTCTGTGGCACATTCTTTCTCAGACAAGCATAATTCTTCATTGAGAGGATCCTGCACCACCATAGTTTGAAACTGATTCAGAGCTAATTCAGCTATGTGGGTGAGGTTTTCAATATCCCCAAATTGCTCCTTATTCAACTTCTTGAGGTCAGGTTTcaaacttttcaatttttgtaCAACTCTAAACATAAGAGTCCCCTTCCACTCTCTATGCCAACCAGTCCTGACAATATTATCATAGTCAGGTGCCAAGGACCACATGTTGAAGTACTTAAAAGGATTGCCTCTTCTGTGTATCTCCCCCTCAAAATGAATAAGACTAGGGCAATGGTCAATTAGACCTTCAGGGAGAAAATGCACATAGCTATCAGGGAAGCAGTCCATCCAATCCACATTGAACAACATCCTATCCAGCCTACTATAAACCTTAGTCCCATGTTCATGCTTATTCGTCCAAGTATAGAAAGCACCCTTAGCACTTAGGTCTTCCAACTGATAGTCATGAACCACCTGTACCAAGGGCCTCATCTCAGCATTGGTTATAGGAGCCCCTCCAATTCTCTCATTACTGGCCATGATTGCATTGAAATCACCACCTACAATCCAAGGCCCTCTCACAATAGCATGATAATATCTCAGGCTAGCCCGTAAAGGTTCCCTTTCAGCTTGCTTGTTTAAACCATAAACTACAGTAAACCATAAAGTTTGCTTCCTTGTTTTATCAAACACTTTAGTATGAATACTTTGGATAGTAATGTCATACACCTCAACATCAAAAGAACTAGGATCCCAAATGAGCCAAATTCCCCCCCCCCCTTATGTAGGCTATAATTAGTACAAATGGACCAGTCATCACACAAGTTAACCCTAACTTTATTCCAATTATTACTCTTAATCTTAGTTTCTAACAAACCAAATAAACCCACTTTATTTAAATGTAAAAATCtctttatttcttgttgtttatttGGGTTATTCAATCCTCTAATATTCCAAATGCTACAACTACCCATATTCAGAGCTTGCCTGACTGGATTCACCCTTCTCCAGAGTCCTATACTCCAGCAACCCAACTCTAGACTTGTGCATTGAATTAGACAGTGCCTCCATAAAGGACACACCACCAGGAGTAAATCGTTTTCCCCCATTCCCATTCCTCATAATCCTAGATATAAACCGTCTAGGTAAGGAACTCTCCACCACAGGTGTGCTAGGAACCAATACTGGGGTCATAACCACCACAGGTTGAGAATGAGCTTTCTGCACAGGTTTTGCCACATGGGTCTTCTGAGTAGTCCTCTTAACAGGAACATTTTTTTGTTCCTGCACAGAAGTCTTCTTCACTACACCCTTAGGCCTCCACACTTTCTGACCCACTGGTTTGGTCCCTCCACCCTTTCTGCAATTCTCAGCTAAATGGCCCAATCCCTTACATTTAGTACATGACAGAGGAAGCCAATCATATACCACCTTAATGGTTTGAGATTTGCCAGTTTCGTCCAAGAAATTAAGCACAGTAGGGAAGGATTGATCAATGTCAACTTCAACCATAATACGAGCAAAGCCTAAGAAATTTTTATGGAAAGTGGATTCATCACATTTAATAAATTTACCCACTCCACTGGACAACTTTTTAAGACACTCAATTCCCCAGAATTTCACATCTAAGTCATACAATTTCATCCATAATGGTATTCGTTTAA
This window of the Silene latifolia isolate original U9 population unplaced genomic scaffold, ASM4854445v1 scaffold_154, whole genome shotgun sequence genome carries:
- the LOC141637872 gene encoding uncharacterized protein LOC141637872, whose protein sequence is MASNERIGGAPITNAEMRPLVQVVHDYQLEDLSAKGAFYTWTNKHEHGTKVYSRLDRMLFNVDWMDCFPDSYVHFLPEGLIDHCPSLIHFEGEIHRRGNPFKYFNMWSLAPDYDNIVRTGWHREWKGTLMFRVVQKLKSLKPDLKKLNKEQFGDIENLTHIAELALNQFQTMVVQDPLNEELCLSEKECATELTELRKARDQYLRQKTKCEWMEHGDDNTAYFHACTSKEVSSINQRVVRAGPILTKEHCDLLIAPITGEEVKNAMFGILGTKAPGPDGYSSQFFKDNWGIVGNDVIAVVQGAFQSGQLLKQCNNTIITLIPKVDLPENVLQFRPIAYYNTIYKCLSKVLCARLGQILPEVISASQSAFIKGRDIVGNILICQDLNKLYNRKTSSPRIMMKLDLQKAYDSLIKEIEVASGIKRGVVPFRYLGVNVSLKRLYVMDCNCLVEKVVDRIRSLGSRKLSYAGRVMLIKAVLQTLHSYWARIFILPKTVIGKIEAICRAYLWHGSDHKESSGLVSWENICQSKKHGGLGLKDLHVWNLATIGKYAWWIAQKEDHLWVRWVNAVYIKSTGWMEYKPRMGSSWAWRKICQVKDTIKDYLFTGDGLEKYSIQESYLKLKPDGMQVQSLQRKVKQRAILISSLTVYIVRSASYWLLTGVRSVYLRIRNLSILDGYVWRPEVLVTRVKRDVQSRLYHCDVRSKKTNVINWIEYLKKP